TTCCTGCACATGTTGCTCCAGACTATCGACAGGTATTCCACGAAGCCTCTGCGCGTCATCCTTTTCAGACTGTTATTGCCTGTTATGACCAAGCCGTACCTGGAATCACTCGTTTTCTTGATCGCGTCACAACGGCGTTGCCAATGGCCCCCATTCTCATTCCGCTCAATGCGGGCGAACGACTGAAAACAATCGACAAGATCGCTGAACTGACACAGCAGGTTTCCAGTCATTATGTCGGCGGAAAAAGCCTGATGCTAGTGATCGGTGGTGGCACATTGTGTAATGCGGCTGGGTTTGTAGCTACGATGTGGCATGGCATGGAGCAAGTGGTGATTCCGACCAATTTCACAGCAATTGCCGATGTCGCGATCGGAAGTCTTCACATGGTGAATGTTGGTACACATAAAAATCGCTTACAGCTCTATGCTGACCCCTTGGCCGTTGTCTTGGACCCTGACTTTCTGACAACACTATCACCAGGAGAACGTCGCAATGGCCTAGCCGAAACCATCAAACACGGCGTTGCCCAGGACCAACAGCTGTTTGAAGCATTAGAAAGTCATGCAGCAGCTGGCACTGTCCTACAAGATGAGCCATTATTTGACTTTGCACTCCGCACCGCGCAACTCAAAGATGCACTAATGGCATCAGATCCTTTTGGGCAACAGACCCAAGACACATTATTGTATGGCCATGTCATTGCACACGCCGTCGAGTCTGCCACAGACTTCACCATGCCGCATGGTGAAGCCGTCTCCCTCGGATTGCTCGGGGAGCTTGCATTTTTTCATGGGCCGGCTGCCGCCGTGTTGATACGGGTCAAAGCCTTACTACAACAAGTAGGTTTGCCCACAACATTACCATTCTCACTACCCGTCGCGCAGATTCTGCATCACCTAGAGCATGCCATGACCCCACAAGGGACGCTGGTGATTCCACGCGTGCAACATTTGGGCTCTTTGGATGTACAATCGGAGCAACACTCAGCGGAGTTTCAGCGGGCCGCAGTGTTACAGGCACTGCACGTGTTGGTCCCATAGAATGCACACTTATGTTCTGTCGCCATCTTCGATTATTGTGCATGCACTTACTACGTACCATCGTAGGGTGCTTCATGCTTTTGGGATGTCAGCACAAAGCGCAGACCCAACAGATGACATTCCTCGTATTGCCACGCACGTTAAGTAATGATTTTCACGCATCGCTCGTGGCGGGCGTCAAGGCCGAGGCCCTTGGGCAACAGATTGCTCTGGATATTCAGCCGACTCCCACAGAGGACGATTACGCATTTCAGATACGACAATTGCAAATCACCGGTAGCAAGCCAGCAGTCCAAGGGGTCATCATTGAACCTGGTCATTCTGCGAACCTCTTGTTTACGCTTCAACAATTCGATCAGCGTGGGATCCCATTCATCGTTGTTGATAACCCGTTGGCATTTCCCAATGATTACACGTTGAAACATTATTGTGGATTCGTCGGAACAGACAATCAGCGCTGAGGAGCATTGGCAGCGGAATACGTTGGCAAGACCGTGCGACAGGGCAAGGTGTTATTGATCCGTGGGATTATGTCTCAACTCACCAGTCAAGATCGAGAGCTGGGGTTTCTTACCGCCATCAGAAAATATCCGGCTATTCATATTGAACAAATCATCGAAGGACAATGGAGTACGCAGAATACAATAGAAGCACTTCAGCAATTGTCGCGGGTACAGCTAGGTCAATTTCAGGCCGTGTTCGCCTATAACGATCTGATGGCCCTTGGCGCAGCAACCAGTTTTCAAAAATATGCGCTCCGCCCACTTATTGTTGGTTATGATGGTATTCTTGAAGCGCAATCCGCAATTCTTGCCGGCGATATTGACGCGACGGTGACACAAGATCCCGGTGAAATGGGACGTCGTGCAGTTCTCAGATTGCGCCAGTGCATTGAACAACAAGTGTTTCATGGCGATACCGACCTCACCCATGCTTCGCTGCTTCTTGCTGTGCGCACTTTAACTGCGGTATCGAGCTATGGCCAGGAATAATCAGCGACAACTAGGGCACAAAACGATCGCCCGCCACTACATCGAAACATTTTCTGTCAGTCTCTTGATCATGATATCCCTCAGCATCATGCTCGTTACGAAAGATAGAGCTGCATATCGTGCAGACTTGATCGGTAAACAAGCCGCCAATTTGGCAAATTCCACGTCTGCGTATTACTCGTATGTCATTTCGATTCTCCTCCGCGGAGAACTCAATGCACAACAAAAACTTTTGACACAGCTTGGCATTGAAGAGAGACTGCTGCGAGTAACGCTGCTCAAACCAAATTCTGAAAGCATGGCTCTGCTTGATCGTTGCCATACGCATCAGCAACGCATCGAATCCGATATCGGCAACATCCCCAGCTGTTATTTTCTAGAGCAGAATGAGATCAATGTCATTCAGGAGCTGCTTTCTGGATCCCGCACCATAGGATATTTACTCAAACAGCAACCACCCGTGCCCCTCCCATCGTGGAGTTACGCCCTACAAAGACCAGTGTTGCTATTATGGCTCATTTCAATTCTGGTGTTTGGTATCTATTACATGTGGCAGCTTCACACGCATTTGGTCAAACCATTGGCCTTTCTCGCCAGTAGAGCAAAACAGCTGATGCTACAGGATGTAGCGGGCTACAAACTTTCTGAAGTCAATCAACTGGCAAATGCCCTCGCACATGCCCATCAGGAATTGGTCGCACAGTCTCAGCGCGCAATCATTGGAGATGTGGCCGCCCAAGTCGCGCACGATATTCGCTCGCCGTTGACGGCGTTGCGGGTGGTGGCGGGACATTTGGCGGAGGTGGGGGAAGAGAAACGGGTGATGATTCGGAATGCGGTGCAGCGGATTGAGGACATCGCCAACGACTTGGCGGGGAAGAAGGGACCGGCGACGACCGTGGGAACGGCGCCGGAGCCGGAAGGGGTGTCGGTGCAACTCCTCTCCAGCTTGATCGAGCCGCTGATCTCGGAAAAGCGGATTCAATCTCGATCGCGGTTAGGGATCGAGATCCAGTGCACGCTGGATGCCTCCGCGTATGGGCTCTTCGCACGCGTGCAACCGGTCGAGTGCAAGCGGCTGCTCTCGAACGTGATCAACAACGCGGTCGAGGCAATGGATGGCACGGGCACGGTGACGGTCACATTGGGGCAGGCCGATGACGCCTCGCAGATCGTCGTGGCGGACACGGGCCACGGGATTGCGCCCGACGTGGTGCCGCGGCTGATGCAGCGCGGGGCCACGTTCGGCAAGGCCGGGGGGTCGGGGCTGGGGCTGTTTCATGCGCGGACAACGGTCGAGGCATGGGGTGGCACGTTGGCGTTGGCCTCGACCGTGGGGATCGGCACGACAGTCACCGTGACATTGCCGCCGGCCGAGGCGCCCGGCTGGTTCGTCCCGCGCGTCGTCATCGCGCCACACAGTGGGATCGTCGTCGTCGATGACGACGCGTCGATTCATCACCTCTGGGACGAACGCTTCGCGCCGTTAGCGCTGGCGCAGCACTCTATCCAAGTACAGCACTTCTCCTCCGGCACCGAGGCCCAGGCATGGTGCCGAGCGCAACCACTGGATGTGATGCTGCTGCTCTGTGACTACGAACTGATCGGCGAACCGAGTAATGGGCTGGACCTGATTCAGACGCTCGGCCTTGCCGCACGCGCCATCTTGGTCACGAGTCATTATGACGAACCCGCGCTCCAGGCACGTTGCGCCGCCCTCGGCGTGCGCTTGATCCCCAAGGGTCTGGCGGGGCTGGTGCCAATCGCCGTGGCCGCGCTGCCGCCACCGGCGGATCCCCCTTCGGCGGCGGTCGCAGCAGAGACCGCGTCTCCAAATCCCGCGCCCGCGCCAACTCCGCAATCTAGCGCCGGTTCGTCTATCGACTTTCAGCATGGCCTGCTGACAGCAGGCCATGCGGCGGGCGCGCCAGCACCGACCGCGGCGGTACCCGCCCTGCCGCCGCCGACGAACGACTCGGCCACTTCCGCCGAAGGCGGATCCGCCAACGGCGGAGGCGCGCACGTCCTGGTGATCGACGACGACACCGGCATTCAGTTCGCGTGGGAGGCGGAGCAGCAGCGGTTGGGGATTGGGCAATTGGCGATCTATCCGTCGATGGAGGCGTGCGAAGCGGCGCAACCGGCCTACGCCCACTTCGACTTCGCGTTCGTCGACAAAAATATCCCCAGCAGCACCTGGCAGATCGCACAGGTGATCACGCATCTGAAATCCGCCGGCGTGAAGCGCGTGATCCTGGCAACCGGCGAAAATCAAATCCACACCCCCGACGACCCCGTCTGGACGCTCGCCGACGGCATCGAGCCGCTGAAAGTGCCGGAGGTGTTACCGAGTTGACGTGGGAACGGCGGGCGCGGCTGGGGAAAGATGGGCTTCGAGTGCTGCGAAGAGTTGCTGCTCTTGGGGATTTTGACGGTAGGGGCGGGCGCGGTCCAGCCAGTGGCGGGCGGTCGGGTGGTCACGTTGGTCCAGTGCCACTTCGGCGCGGGTGGTGGCGATGCTGAAGCGATACGGGGCACTGGCGGGCGCTGCGGTGACCCAGTCCCAGACCTGTTCGAGCGTCCGCGCTGCGCCGGCCCAGTCGCCCTGGCGGCGCTGGCACTCGCCGAGCAAGTGATACACCGCAAACCGTTGGGCCTGAATCCCCTCCGTCGCGGAGGCCCGTTCCACCTGAATTTGCAAGCTCCGCAACAAACTGGCCGCTGCCGCGACGGCGCCTTCCAACAAGTGCACGCGCGCGACATTTACGGACATCCCCACGAGGCGCGGAACGTCATCCAATCGATAACAATACGGGAGGCCGCGCTCGTACGCGACCCGCGCAGCGGCATAATCCGCCGCGTCCATCCAGAGATTGCCGAGGCCATTATAGGTCGTCGCGAGGAGCCGCACGTCTTGCAGTTCTTTCGCAATGCCCAGCGCGGTTTCCAAACATGCGCGCGCGGGCGCGAACCGTTCGCATGCGCGATGAATCTCGCCCAAGTAGTAGAGCCGATGCGCCCGTCGCCAGTCTGCATGCGGCGCGGCATTCCACTGGGCCAGTTCCGCTTCAAAGTGGGCTTGGGCGGCGGCGAACTCGCGTTGTTGGAAGAGACATTGTCCCAATTCATTGTTGGTGACGCGGGCGCGGGCTGGGTGGGGTAACGCGGCAGCGGCTTGGAGGGTCTGTTCAAAACAGGTGCGGGCGGCGCTCACGTCTTGGCGATACAATGCGCACAACGCCAAGTCGTTGCGCAGGCGCAGGTCCCAGACGGGGTCGGGGAGCGGTGGCTGCGCGCGGCAGGCGGTCAGCGCGGTGGTGAAGGCGTGCTCGGCTTCGGCGATGTGGCCTTCGCGGAGATGGAGGCGGCCGAGCCATTCGTGGGCTTCTAATTCGTGGCTGGTGGCTCTAGGCTGGGGAGTGGCATCGTTCTCCTTCGTCCTGCCCCCCACCCAAAACCAAACCCCAACAGGGAGAGGGGACTGGCTAGTAGCTGGGGGCTGGTGACTGGGGAAAAACGAGAGTAACGCCTCTACCGCGCTGCGGCCTTCGGGGCAGCGGTCGGCGTGGAGGCAGAGGCGCGCGAGCGTGAACGTGAGAGGGACGCGCGGTGCGGACGGGAGCGCGGGATCGGTGAGACGCGTTTGCAGCGCAGCGATCGCGCGGGCGGCGCGGCCTTGGTGTTGCTCTGCCAGCGCCCAGCGGACCAATGCGGCGTGCGAGTCGGGGGCGTCGCTCTGCGCGGTGTATCGATCGACGAGCGATTCTGCGGCGCCGGTGGTGCGGAGATATTCGGCGATGATCCGCTGTTGTTCGCGACGGGCTGCCGCGGGGATGAGGGCATGGATCGCGGTCTGGACGCCGACATCGGCGAGGTGATACGTGCCGGTGGTGGGATCGGCGTGAACGAGTTGCAATCCGACTAGGCCGTGCAGCGTCGCGTGCCACGCGGCGGGCGAGTCGCCCGCTATCGCGTGCAACGCGGTCAGGTCGATCGGTTCACCCCAGGCCGCCAACCACGCCACGGCGTCGCGCCACTGCGGCGGCAAGCTCTCCAACGTCGCGCGCCGTTCGTCCTGCAGTCGCTCCGGGACGGGCAATGTCGCCACGTCGATCGTGATGTCGGCGAACTGGGACTCGCCCCAGGCCCCGCTCGCGTCGACTAAATAGCCTTGCGCGAGCAACGTCCGCACAGCGTGCGCCACCAGGCCGGGATGACCGCCCGTTTGATGCATGAGGCGTTGCGCCAAATCCGCGCGCGGGACGGGATCGAGCGGCACGACGGCGCTGAGATAGTCGGCGAGTTCCAGTTCAGTGAACGGTTGCAGGGCGGACACCAGCGCCACGGATGACAGCTCCGGGGGACAGTGCACGGCACTCGCCACGACCCGCACATGGGGCAATGCGCCGGCCAGCACGAGTTCGAAGAGCGCACGCAACACCGGACGGAGACTCGGGTCCGCGGAGGGTGCGAGGCAGGCGTCCAGGTCATCGATTAGCAACACGACGGGACTGTTGCCGCCGACTAAACAGGCCGTGACCTGTTCCACCCACCACGCCAATTCCCCGTCGGCCGGCCCCGCCAACGCGAGGACGCGGCACTCGGCCAGCGCCGCTTCGTAGCGCGCCCAGCGGAGTACCGTCGATTTGCCCATCGCGGCACCGCCGGTGAGACAGCACACCCCAGCCGGCTGTTGAAGCACGGATGCCACCGCCGCCTTGGCCGCCGCCTGCCCCACCACCAGCGCCCCGGCCGGGGCATAGGCAACGCGCGTCGCTTCCGCCTCGACCGGATACGCCGCCGGCGACAAGAGTTGCAGTTCGCGCAGTGCATGCGCGGCGCTGGCGTAGCGATCGGTCGGGCGTTTTTCCAGCAGGCGTTTGACGAACGCATTGATGTACTGTGGTGCAGTGGGCGCTTGCTCGGTGAGCGGCGGAGGAATCAGGCGGAGTTGTCGTTCCCACGTCTCTTTTTGGTGTGGGCCGCGGAACGGATTGGCGCGCGTCACACACATAGAGAACGCGATCCCGAGCGCGTAGAGATCGGCGCGGCCATCCGCCGGTTCCGCCAAGACCAACTCCGGCGCCATGAAACTCGGGGTCCCCGTCTTTTCCATGATTGGGCGCAACGCGGCTAATCCGAAGTCGATGACTTTCAAATGGAGCACGCCGTGCGCGTCCGGGGCGACGAGCAAATTGGCCGGTTTGATGTCGAAGTGATGGATGCCGTGCGCGTGGAGATAGGCCAACGCCCGCAACGCCTCGACCAGCAAGGCTTCGATGACCGGATAGGGTTGATGCGCGGTGGCGTCCATCATCGATTGGCCAAACACCCGCTCCGCGACCAACGCGTACCCCACGTCCGGTTCGTGGCCGAAGTCGAGCACGCGATTGATATGCGGATGCGCGAGCCGGGTGAGGATCGCAAATTCGTCTTTGAACTGGGCAATCTGCTTCGGCGTACCGGTGATCGCGGAGAGGAATTTGATGGCGACGGACGTCTGCGTGGCGTGGTCGAGCGCGGCCCACACCTCGCCGAAGCCGCCGTGCCCGAGGCCTTCCGTTAATTGATACCGGCCGAGGGCCACCAGACCGGCGTGCAAAATGGGACCGCGCATCTCCCCCACTCCCCTATTGATGCTCCCAACACTATACCCGAGCCCTGTTCGGAATTGGAAGGGATTCTGGGGGCACATCTCACACATCGTTTCTAGTCGCAGGGGCGGGTCCTGCCGCCACCGCCGAAGGCGGATCCGCCTGTGGCGGAGGCGGGTCCCTCCAGTTCACCAGTGGGGCGCGGTGCTCCTCTTCGTCGCACCGCGATCGCCAACTACCGCGGGCCATGGCTCCGCTCAAGCGAAGCCGCCCTTGCGCGCTGCTCGCTGACACCTTCCAGGTCCGTAAGAGCCGGCATTGCCGACGCTGCGCGGCTGCAAGGAACGGCTTTGCCGGTCCGCGCAGTCCGCCATAGGCGGACGGAGTGTAACGCTGGAGGCCTTCCGCCGACGTCACCCGCGGAGCGGGGCA
This portion of the Deltaproteobacteria bacterium genome encodes:
- a CDS encoding substrate-binding domain-containing protein, which gives rise to MAAEYVGKTVRQGKVLLIRGIMSQLTSQDRELGFLTAIRKYPAIHIEQIIEGQWSTQNTIEALQQLSRVQLGQFQAVFAYNDLMALGAATSFQKYALRPLIVGYDGILEAQSAILAGDIDATVTQDPGEMGRRAVLRLRQCIEQQVFHGDTDLTHASLLLAVRTLTAVSSYGQE
- a CDS encoding hybrid sensor histidine kinase/response regulator, encoding MWQLHTHLVKPLAFLASRAKQLMLQDVAGYKLSEVNQLANALAHAHQELVAQSQRAIIGDVAAQVAHDIRSPLTALRVVAGHLAEVGEEKRVMIRNAVQRIEDIANDLAGKKGPATTVGTAPEPEGVSVQLLSSLIEPLISEKRIQSRSRLGIEIQCTLDASAYGLFARVQPVECKRLLSNVINNAVEAMDGTGTVTVTLGQADDASQIVVADTGHGIAPDVVPRLMQRGATFGKAGGSGLGLFHARTTVEAWGGTLALASTVGIGTTVTVTLPPAEAPGWFVPRVVIAPHSGIVVVDDDASIHHLWDERFAPLALAQHSIQVQHFSSGTEAQAWCRAQPLDVMLLLCDYELIGEPSNGLDLIQTLGLAARAILVTSHYDEPALQARCAALGVRLIPKGLAGLVPIAVAALPPPADPPSAAVAAETASPNPAPAPTPQSSAGSSIDFQHGLLTAGHAAGAPAPTAAVPALPPPTNDSATSAEGGSANGGGAHVLVIDDDTGIQFAWEAEQQRLGIGQLAIYPSMEACEAAQPAYAHFDFAFVDKNIPSSTWQIAQVITHLKSAGVKRVILATGENQIHTPDDPVWTLADGIEPLKVPEVLPS
- a CDS encoding protein kinase; translation: MRGPILHAGLVALGRYQLTEGLGHGGFGEVWAALDHATQTSVAIKFLSAITGTPKQIAQFKDEFAILTRLAHPHINRVLDFGHEPDVGYALVAERVFGQSMMDATAHQPYPVIEALLVEALRALAYLHAHGIHHFDIKPANLLVAPDAHGVLHLKVIDFGLAALRPIMEKTGTPSFMAPELVLAEPADGRADLYALGIAFSMCVTRANPFRGPHQKETWERQLRLIPPPLTEQAPTAPQYINAFVKRLLEKRPTDRYASAAHALRELQLLSPAAYPVEAEATRVAYAPAGALVVGQAAAKAAVASVLQQPAGVCCLTGGAAMGKSTVLRWARYEAALAECRVLALAGPADGELAWWVEQVTACLVGGNSPVVLLIDDLDACLAPSADPSLRPVLRALFELVLAGALPHVRVVASAVHCPPELSSVALVSALQPFTELELADYLSAVVPLDPVPRADLAQRLMHQTGGHPGLVAHAVRTLLAQGYLVDASGAWGESQFADITIDVATLPVPERLQDERRATLESLPPQWRDAVAWLAAWGEPIDLTALHAIAGDSPAAWHATLHGLVGLQLVHADPTTGTYHLADVGVQTAIHALIPAAARREQQRIIAEYLRTTGAAESLVDRYTAQSDAPDSHAALVRWALAEQHQGRAARAIAALQTRLTDPALPSAPRVPLTFTLARLCLHADRCPEGRSAVEALLSFFPSHQPPATSQSPLPVGVWFWVGGRTKENDATPQPRATSHELEAHEWLGRLHLREGHIAEAEHAFTTALTACRAQPPLPDPVWDLRLRNDLALCALYRQDVSAARTCFEQTLQAAAALPHPARARVTNNELGQCLFQQREFAAAQAHFEAELAQWNAAPHADWRRAHRLYYLGEIHRACERFAPARACLETALGIAKELQDVRLLATTYNGLGNLWMDAADYAAARVAYERGLPYCYRLDDVPRLVGMSVNVARVHLLEGAVAAAASLLRSLQIQVERASATEGIQAQRFAVYHLLGECQRRQGDWAGAARTLEQVWDWVTAAPASAPYRFSIATTRAEVALDQRDHPTARHWLDRARPYRQNPQEQQLFAALEAHLSPAAPAVPTSTR